Proteins co-encoded in one Armatimonadota bacterium genomic window:
- a CDS encoding tyrosine recombinase XerC, producing MRRRGTGRRAQGAGAPPVAAALARDLEAFLQALEAERAASPHTLAAYRRDLEDVARFLVGDGVRRWEDVTLAVVRRYLAARHRTHARASVARTTAALRTFFRFLRRTGRIAASPLRLLASPRVPRRLPRAIPPEAVAALLAAPPLDRPTGLRDRAILELLYAGGLRVSELVGLELGHLAGDELRVRGKGGRDRVVLIGAQAAQALARYLRDGRPRLVRRPTDRVFVSARGTPLTARAVQLVVARWVRAAAVQQRVTPHVLRHTFATHLLDGGADLRVVQELLGHASLVTTQVYTHVSRAHLQRVYAQAHPRA from the coding sequence GTGAGGCGGCGGGGCACGGGCCGGCGCGCGCAGGGGGCGGGCGCACCGCCCGTGGCTGCGGCGCTGGCGCGGGACCTCGAGGCCTTCCTGCAGGCGCTGGAGGCCGAGCGCGCGGCCTCCCCGCACACGCTGGCGGCCTACCGGCGCGACCTGGAGGACGTGGCGCGGTTCCTCGTCGGGGACGGCGTCCGCCGCTGGGAAGACGTCACCCTCGCCGTCGTCCGCCGGTACCTGGCGGCGCGGCACCGCACGCACGCTCGCGCGTCGGTGGCGCGGACGACGGCCGCGCTGCGCACATTCTTCCGGTTCCTGCGGCGGACCGGCCGGATCGCGGCGAGCCCGCTGCGGCTGCTGGCATCGCCCCGGGTGCCGCGCCGCCTCCCCCGGGCGATCCCGCCAGAGGCGGTGGCGGCGCTGCTGGCTGCGCCGCCGCTGGACCGGCCGACGGGCCTGCGGGACCGGGCGATCCTCGAGCTCCTCTACGCCGGCGGCCTGCGGGTGAGCGAGCTCGTGGGGCTCGAGCTGGGCCACCTGGCGGGCGACGAGCTCCGCGTGCGCGGCAAGGGCGGGCGCGACCGCGTGGTGTTGATCGGCGCCCAGGCGGCGCAGGCCCTGGCCCGCTACCTGCGCGACGGCCGGCCGCGGCTGGTGCGGCGACCGACCGATCGGGTCTTCGTGAGCGCGCGGGGCACCCCGCTGACGGCACGCGCCGTCCAGCTCGTCGTGGCCCGCTGGGTGCGCGCCGCCGCGGTGCAACAGCGCGTCACCCCGCATGTGCTGCGCCACACGTTCGCCACGCACCTCCTCGACGGCGGCGCCGATCTGCGGGTGGTCCAGGAGCTGCTGGGCCACGCCAGCCTGGTCACGACGCAGGTGTACACCCACGTCTCCCGCGCGCACCTGCAGCGCGTCTACGCCCAGGCCCATCCCCGGGCATAG
- the topA gene encoding type I DNA topoisomerase, with protein sequence MATQKVLVVVESPTKARTLSRLLARSYEVKASMGHVKDLPKSQLGVDVDQNFAPRYIVIKGKGPIIKELKDAARKASAIYMATDPDREGEAISWHLAELLSPVNPAIRRIEFHEITKDAVQRALKHPREINQHLVNAQQARRVLDRLVGYSLSPLLWRKVRGGLSAGRVQSVALRLVVDREREIEAFTPEEYWSITATFQTAEGKEFPARLVARDGARIGTPTDEGATVIRTEAEARALVAQVQAQRYTVGEVRRRDQLRHPAPPFTTSTLQQEANRRLGFSAARTMAVAQQLYEGLDVGDEGTVGLITYMRTDSVRVAASAQAEAREFVTRTFGDAYVPERPRQYRSRRDAQDAHEAIRPTSVARTPERVKPFLRPDQYRLYRLIWERFVASQMAAAVLDTLSVDVVGGPFLFRATGSRVKFPGFLILYREAGDDGEADPEGWLPPLAAGEALTLVDVAPAQHFTQPPPRYTEAALVRALEEKGIGRPSTYAPTIETIKKRGYVTSRDRRLVPTPLGRMVTDLLVEHFPEVVDIDFTASLEEQLDRVEEGRADWQQIVREFYEPFERTLQRAEAKIPVTEFPAVEIGEPCPQCGQPLVRKHGRFGEFIACSGFPACRYTRPLGVGVACPVCGSELVARRTRRGRIFYGCSAYPACDFTSWDRPSPRRCPACGGLMVVKSTRRGDELRCTNEACGHREPAAEPLAAPAGVP encoded by the coding sequence GTGGCAACGCAGAAAGTGCTGGTCGTCGTCGAGTCACCGACGAAGGCCCGCACCCTGTCCAGGCTGCTTGCGCGGTCCTACGAGGTCAAGGCCTCGATGGGCCACGTGAAGGACCTGCCCAAGAGCCAGCTGGGCGTCGACGTCGACCAGAACTTCGCTCCCCGGTACATCGTCATCAAGGGCAAGGGCCCCATCATCAAGGAACTCAAGGACGCCGCCAGGAAGGCCTCGGCGATCTACATGGCCACCGATCCCGACCGGGAAGGCGAGGCCATCTCTTGGCATCTGGCCGAGCTGCTGAGCCCGGTGAACCCCGCGATCCGGCGCATCGAGTTCCACGAGATCACCAAGGACGCCGTGCAGCGGGCGCTCAAGCACCCGCGGGAGATCAACCAGCACCTGGTCAACGCGCAGCAGGCCCGGCGCGTGCTCGACCGCCTGGTGGGGTACTCGTTGAGCCCGTTGCTGTGGCGCAAGGTCCGCGGCGGGCTTTCGGCGGGCCGCGTGCAGTCGGTGGCGCTGCGCCTGGTGGTCGACCGCGAGCGCGAGATCGAAGCCTTCACCCCGGAGGAGTACTGGTCGATCACCGCCACCTTCCAGACGGCGGAGGGGAAGGAGTTTCCCGCGCGCCTCGTGGCCCGCGATGGGGCGCGGATCGGCACGCCGACCGACGAGGGCGCGACGGTCATCCGCACCGAGGCCGAGGCCCGCGCGCTGGTCGCCCAGGTCCAGGCCCAGCGCTACACCGTGGGCGAGGTACGGCGGCGCGACCAGCTGCGCCACCCCGCGCCCCCGTTCACCACCAGCACGTTGCAGCAGGAGGCCAACCGGCGGCTCGGGTTCTCCGCGGCCCGGACCATGGCCGTGGCGCAACAGCTCTACGAGGGCCTCGACGTGGGGGACGAGGGCACCGTGGGCCTGATCACGTACATGCGCACCGATTCGGTGCGGGTGGCGGCGTCGGCGCAGGCCGAGGCCCGGGAGTTCGTGACCAGGACCTTCGGCGACGCGTACGTGCCCGAGCGGCCGCGCCAGTACCGGTCGCGGCGCGACGCCCAGGACGCCCACGAAGCGATTCGGCCCACGAGCGTCGCCCGCACGCCCGAGCGCGTCAAACCCTTCCTCCGGCCGGACCAGTACCGCCTTTACCGCCTCATCTGGGAACGGTTCGTGGCCAGCCAGATGGCCGCAGCGGTGCTCGACACGCTCTCGGTGGACGTCGTCGGGGGGCCGTTCCTGTTCCGCGCCACGGGCAGCCGGGTGAAGTTCCCCGGATTCCTGATCCTGTACCGGGAGGCCGGCGACGATGGCGAGGCCGACCCGGAGGGCTGGCTGCCGCCGCTGGCGGCGGGCGAGGCGCTGACGCTGGTGGACGTGGCACCCGCGCAGCACTTCACCCAGCCACCGCCGCGGTACACCGAGGCGGCCCTGGTGCGCGCCCTCGAGGAGAAGGGGATCGGCCGGCCCAGCACCTATGCCCCGACGATCGAGACGATCAAGAAGCGCGGCTACGTCACCAGTCGCGACCGGCGCCTGGTGCCTACGCCGTTGGGACGCATGGTTACCGACCTGCTGGTCGAGCACTTCCCCGAGGTGGTGGACATCGACTTCACGGCCAGCCTGGAGGAGCAGCTGGATCGCGTGGAGGAGGGCAGGGCCGACTGGCAGCAGATCGTCCGCGAGTTCTACGAGCCGTTCGAACGCACACTGCAGCGCGCCGAGGCCAAGATCCCGGTGACGGAGTTCCCCGCGGTCGAGATCGGCGAGCCCTGCCCGCAGTGCGGGCAGCCGCTGGTGCGCAAGCACGGCCGGTTCGGCGAGTTCATCGCGTGCTCGGGCTTCCCGGCCTGCCGGTACACGCGGCCGCTGGGCGTGGGGGTGGCCTGTCCTGTGTGCGGCAGCGAGCTGGTGGCGCGGCGGACCCGGCGCGGGCGCATCTTCTATGGATGCAGCGCGTACCCCGCCTGCGACTTCACGTCGTGGGACCGTCCCAGCCCCCGCCGGTGTCCGGCCTGCGGCGGCCTGATGGTCGTCAAGAGCACACGGCGCGGCGACGAGCTGCGGTGCACGAACGAGGCGTGCGGGCACCGCGAGCCTGCCGCCGAGCCCCTCGCGGCGCCGGCCGGCGTCCCGTGA
- the dprA gene encoding DNA-processing protein DprA: protein MRAPWLPPYDRPLAGSALDAEIEAYVGLTLLPRIGPRTIKTWVQAAGRAWAVWRRVPHLVRGRADAAAIVAAWRAARPADLVTRARRRSQDLVVPGHPAYPPRLWHIPDPPPVLFVRGVLAVGPAVAVVGARRASPYGLQAATRLARDLAAAGVTVVSGLARGIDGAAHSGALDGGGRTIAVLGAGVDVVYPPEHAPLAAAITGRGALVSEFPPGTVPQPGHFPRRNRVISGLSLAVVVVEGTEDSGALVTVDCALAQGRDVFAVPGSIFSPVSRAPLALLREGAKMATSADDILDELQVPRGPTMPAHGAPDDATGTGSPTARVLGVLAAGPTTVDVLVAATGLSPAEAAAAITALELQGAVEVHPGQVVTVRADRRRES, encoded by the coding sequence ATGCGCGCGCCTTGGCTGCCCCCGTACGATCGGCCGCTGGCCGGCAGCGCGCTGGACGCCGAGATCGAGGCGTACGTCGGATTGACGCTGCTGCCGCGGATCGGCCCACGGACGATCAAGACGTGGGTGCAGGCGGCGGGACGGGCCTGGGCCGTCTGGCGGCGCGTGCCGCACCTGGTGCGCGGCCGGGCCGACGCTGCGGCCATCGTCGCGGCCTGGCGTGCGGCGCGCCCCGCAGATCTCGTGACGCGGGCACGGCGCCGCAGCCAGGATCTCGTCGTGCCAGGACACCCCGCCTATCCACCGCGGCTGTGGCACATTCCCGATCCGCCGCCCGTGCTCTTCGTGCGCGGCGTGCTCGCGGTCGGCCCCGCCGTGGCGGTGGTGGGCGCGCGGCGCGCCTCGCCCTACGGGCTCCAGGCGGCGACGCGCCTGGCCCGCGATCTGGCTGCGGCGGGTGTGACGGTGGTGAGCGGGCTGGCTCGCGGCATCGACGGCGCCGCCCACAGCGGTGCCCTCGACGGCGGCGGGCGGACGATCGCGGTGCTCGGCGCAGGGGTGGACGTCGTCTACCCGCCCGAACACGCACCCCTGGCCGCGGCGATCACGGGCCGCGGCGCGCTCGTCTCCGAGTTTCCGCCCGGCACCGTGCCGCAGCCCGGGCACTTTCCCCGGCGCAATCGCGTGATCAGCGGTCTCAGCCTGGCCGTGGTGGTCGTGGAGGGTACGGAGGACAGCGGCGCGCTGGTGACGGTGGACTGCGCCCTGGCCCAGGGGCGCGACGTCTTTGCGGTGCCGGGGAGCATCTTCAGCCCTGTGAGCCGCGCGCCGCTCGCGCTGCTGCGCGAGGGGGCCAAGATGGCGACGTCTGCCGACGACATCCTCGACGAGCTGCAGGTGCCGCGCGGTCCCACCATGCCGGCGCACGGTGCGCCAGACGACGCGACGGGCACGGGAAGTCCGACCGCGCGCGTGCTGGGCGTGCTTGCGGCCGGCCCGACCACCGTGGACGTGCTGGTGGCGGCCACCGGGCTCTCGCCCGCAGAGGCGGCGGCGGCGATCACAGCGCTGGAACTGCAGGGAGCCGTGGAGGTGCATCCCGGACAGGTGGTGACAGTGCGCGCAGACCGTCGGCGCGAATCGTGA
- a CDS encoding YifB family Mg chelatase-like AAA ATPase has protein sequence MLATICSATLAGLEAVPVAVEVDVGPGLPTFTIVGLPDAAVQEARERVRAAIRNSGYAMPPRRIVVNLAPADRRKEGPALDLPIALGVLVATGQLPADAVDGYVALGELALDGALRPVPGVLSVAETVRRTRARGLLAPAASAGEAAVVEEVRVYALASLRAVVDHLTGVHPVPPAPPPVCAGVRQTSPLDLADVRGQPAACRALEVAAAGGLNLLLVGPPGVGKTMLARRLPTILPPLSRDEAVDVTRIYSVAGRLPAGAGLVWERPFRAPHHTASASALAGGGVMPRPGEVTLAHHGVLFLDELPEFRHDALEVLRQPLEEGVITVARVHGVVRFPARFMLVAAMNPCPCGFRGDPQRPCRCTPAQVRRYLARLSGPLLDRIDMHVEVPRPPTDAVLAGKPGEGSAAVRARVVAARARAQDRRRQGIGDGALPEAGPMAAEALAFVRQCADRLLLGGRATRRLLRVARAIADLEGAAAVQVGHVAEAARYRVFDRAAPTRA, from the coding sequence ATGCTGGCAACGATTTGCAGCGCGACGCTCGCCGGCCTGGAGGCGGTGCCGGTAGCGGTGGAGGTCGACGTCGGGCCCGGGCTGCCGACGTTCACGATCGTGGGGTTGCCCGACGCCGCGGTGCAGGAGGCGCGGGAGCGCGTGCGCGCAGCGATCCGCAACTCCGGCTACGCGATGCCCCCGCGGCGGATCGTGGTGAACCTCGCACCGGCCGATCGACGGAAAGAGGGGCCCGCCCTTGACCTGCCCATCGCCCTGGGCGTGCTGGTGGCCACCGGCCAGCTGCCCGCCGACGCCGTGGACGGCTACGTGGCGCTGGGCGAGCTGGCGCTCGACGGCGCGCTGCGTCCCGTGCCCGGCGTCCTGTCCGTGGCCGAGACCGTGCGGCGAACCCGCGCGCGGGGGCTGCTCGCCCCTGCCGCGAGCGCCGGGGAAGCCGCGGTCGTCGAGGAGGTGCGCGTGTATGCCCTCGCCAGCCTGCGTGCCGTCGTCGACCACCTCACCGGCGTGCACCCGGTCCCGCCGGCCCCGCCGCCGGTGTGCGCCGGGGTGCGTCAGACGTCACCGCTGGACCTGGCCGACGTGCGCGGACAGCCCGCCGCGTGTCGGGCCCTGGAGGTCGCGGCGGCGGGCGGGCTCAACCTGCTGCTGGTCGGCCCGCCCGGCGTCGGCAAGACGATGCTGGCGCGGCGGCTCCCGACGATCCTGCCGCCGCTGAGCCGCGACGAAGCGGTGGATGTCACCAGGATCTACAGCGTGGCCGGCCGCCTGCCGGCCGGCGCAGGCCTGGTGTGGGAGCGGCCGTTCCGCGCGCCGCATCACACCGCCAGCGCGTCTGCCCTGGCAGGCGGTGGGGTGATGCCGCGACCCGGCGAGGTGACCCTCGCGCACCACGGCGTGCTCTTCCTCGACGAGTTGCCTGAGTTCCGGCACGACGCCCTGGAGGTGCTGCGCCAGCCGCTGGAGGAAGGCGTGATCACCGTGGCGCGCGTGCACGGCGTGGTCCGGTTCCCCGCGCGGTTCATGCTGGTGGCGGCCATGAACCCGTGTCCGTGCGGCTTTCGCGGCGATCCCCAGCGGCCGTGCCGGTGCACGCCCGCGCAGGTCCGGCGCTACCTGGCGCGGCTCTCGGGGCCGCTGCTCGACCGCATCGACATGCATGTGGAGGTGCCGCGCCCGCCCACCGACGCCGTGCTTGCGGGGAAGCCGGGCGAAGGGTCGGCGGCGGTGCGTGCCCGGGTGGTGGCTGCGCGCGCACGGGCGCAGGATCGCCGACGGCAGGGGATCGGCGACGGCGCGCTGCCCGAGGCCGGCCCGATGGCCGCCGAGGCGTTGGCCTTCGTCCGCCAGTGTGCCGACCGGCTGCTGCTGGGCGGGCGGGCGACGCGCCGCCTGCTGCGCGTCGCCCGCGCCATCGCCGACCTCGAGGGCGCCGCGGCCGTGCAGGTCGGCCACGTCGCCGAGGCTGCCCGGTACCGGGTGTTCGACCGGGCCGCGCCCACGCGCGCCTAG
- a CDS encoding helix-turn-helix domain-containing protein, producing MPARIDRAREGRWLPLGQAAALLGVDEATLRHWADTGRVRTFRTPGGHRRFREGDLYALLQHEAPRVDDLAHLVRRRSARVLAGTPARPLQRRPWFAALDPALRARAREHGRHLFAAVVQFMAQPEARRALRQQLLERAARYGGELQRAGIGPAEAAEAFAYFRHLVLTMVTAPRGRGGLLDERQVRTLVETSELLDAVFVAMLRAHDAAPARTGRRATATAHDATATSSEPH from the coding sequence ATGCCTGCGCGAATCGACCGTGCCCGCGAGGGTCGGTGGCTGCCCCTCGGTCAGGCCGCAGCGTTGCTCGGCGTGGACGAGGCGACGTTGCGCCACTGGGCCGATACCGGCCGTGTGCGCACGTTCCGCACGCCGGGTGGCCACCGCCGGTTCCGCGAGGGCGACCTGTACGCGCTGCTGCAGCACGAGGCGCCACGGGTCGACGATCTGGCGCACCTGGTGCGGCGGCGCAGCGCCCGGGTGCTGGCCGGCACCCCCGCTCGACCGCTCCAGCGGCGCCCGTGGTTCGCGGCGCTCGACCCCGCGCTGCGCGCGCGGGCACGCGAGCATGGCCGCCACCTGTTCGCCGCCGTCGTGCAGTTCATGGCGCAGCCCGAGGCGCGGCGGGCGCTGCGCCAGCAGCTGCTGGAGCGCGCCGCGCGCTACGGCGGCGAGCTCCAGCGCGCGGGGATCGGCCCGGCCGAGGCCGCCGAGGCGTTCGCCTACTTTCGCCACCTGGTGCTCACCATGGTGACCGCGCCGCGGGGCCGCGGCGGTCTGCTGGACGAACGGCAGGTGCGCACGCTGGTCGAGACCAGCGAGCTGCTCGACGCCGTCTTCGTCGCGATGCTGCGCGCCCACGACGCTGCGCCCGCACGCACCGGCCGCCGCGCGACCGCGACCGCGCACGACGCGACGGCGACGTCGTCCGAGCCGCACTGA
- the hemC gene encoding hydroxymethylbilane synthase: MAALRRQVRVGTRGSALALAMTARVLTGLRALGLEGEPVTIRTRGDAHPDRPTRALGPGAFVKELEDALADGRIDLAVHSAKDLHSQTTPGLVVAAFLPRDDPRDALVARDRLGLRALAAGARVGTDSPRRRAFLLAARGDLDVRGIRGNVDTRLRKLDAGEVDALVLAAAGLQRLGLADRIAEILHPEVMLPAVGQGAVAIQARADDPLVAQVAALDHAPTRHEHDAERAFVAALGGTCHTAIAGLARCRADRLTVEGAVLAPDGRSVLRERVTGTPEEASALGEALGQRLLARGARALMVEVAP; the protein is encoded by the coding sequence ATGGCAGCGTTGCGTCGACAGGTCCGCGTGGGCACGCGCGGCAGCGCGCTGGCCCTGGCCATGACCGCGCGGGTCCTGACGGGGCTGCGGGCCCTGGGCCTGGAAGGTGAGCCGGTCACGATCCGCACGCGCGGCGATGCGCACCCCGACCGGCCGACGCGCGCGCTCGGCCCCGGGGCGTTCGTCAAGGAGCTGGAGGATGCCCTCGCGGATGGGCGGATCGACCTGGCGGTGCACAGCGCCAAGGACCTGCACAGTCAGACCACGCCGGGACTGGTCGTCGCCGCGTTCCTGCCGCGCGACGACCCGCGGGATGCGCTGGTGGCCCGCGACCGCCTGGGACTGCGCGCCCTGGCCGCAGGCGCCCGCGTGGGCACCGACAGCCCGCGCCGGCGCGCGTTCCTGCTGGCAGCGCGGGGCGACCTCGACGTGCGCGGCATCCGCGGCAACGTCGACACGCGGCTGCGCAAGCTGGATGCCGGCGAGGTCGATGCGCTGGTGCTGGCCGCTGCGGGCCTGCAGCGCCTCGGGCTGGCCGACCGCATCGCGGAGATCCTGCACCCGGAGGTCATGCTGCCAGCGGTGGGCCAGGGCGCCGTGGCGATCCAGGCACGCGCCGACGACCCGCTCGTCGCGCAGGTCGCCGCCCTCGACCACGCGCCGACGCGGCACGAGCACGATGCCGAGCGCGCGTTCGTGGCGGCCCTGGGTGGCACGTGCCACACCGCCATCGCCGGGCTGGCGCGGTGCCGCGCAGACCGTCTGACCGTGGAAGGCGCCGTGCTCGCCCCAGACGGCCGCAGCGTGCTGCGGGAGCGGGTGACGGGCACGCCGGAGGAGGCCAGCGCCCTGGGCGAGGCGCTCGGCCAGCGCCTGCTCGCCCGCGGGGCCCGGGCCCTGATGGTGGAGGTCGCGCCGTGA
- a CDS encoding uroporphyrinogen-III synthase produces MVRPHAPRAARRQRPASGAAQPLAGRRILVTRPRAAARALCARLRALGATVVAIPTVEILPAPAKSLDRALRRIGRYDWIVVTSANGARVLVTRAQALGLDLRRARRPRWAAVGPATAAVLRAAGVRVAKIPSRYLTEALGRELPDVAGRRVLLARADLASPDLARRLAARGAHVETVVAYRTRVAPRASALPLRRALARPFDAIVCTSASTVRGLVRLAGRARLRTSTLACIGPVTAAAARAAGLRPQIVARTHTVDGLLDALVATLQTKGATDVASCRAG; encoded by the coding sequence GTGGTGCGTCCGCACGCCCCGCGGGCGGCCCGTCGCCAGCGGCCCGCTAGCGGGGCAGCGCAGCCGCTGGCGGGCCGGCGCATCCTCGTCACGCGGCCTCGGGCAGCCGCCCGGGCGCTGTGCGCGCGGCTGCGGGCGTTGGGCGCCACGGTCGTCGCGATCCCGACCGTCGAGATCCTCCCCGCGCCCGCGAAGAGCCTCGATCGCGCCCTGCGTCGCATCGGCCGGTACGACTGGATCGTGGTGACCAGCGCCAACGGCGCGCGCGTGCTCGTCACCCGCGCACAAGCGCTGGGGCTCGACCTGCGTCGCGCGCGCAGGCCGCGCTGGGCGGCCGTGGGCCCTGCCACCGCGGCGGTGCTGCGCGCTGCGGGCGTGCGGGTGGCCAAAATCCCCTCGCGCTACCTGACCGAGGCGCTGGGCCGCGAGCTGCCCGACGTCGCGGGCCGACGCGTGCTGCTGGCACGCGCGGACCTGGCCTCGCCGGACCTGGCCCGCCGCCTCGCGGCGCGCGGCGCGCACGTCGAGACCGTCGTGGCGTACCGCACCCGGGTGGCGCCGCGGGCGTCGGCGCTGCCACTGCGCCGTGCGCTGGCGCGCCCCTTCGACGCCATCGTGTGCACCAGCGCCTCGACGGTCCGGGGGCTGGTGCGCCTGGCCGGCCGTGCGCGCCTGCGCACGTCCACCCTGGCCTGCATCGGCCCGGTCACCGCGGCCGCCGCGCGGGCCGCGGGCCTGCGGCCGCAGATCGTCGCGCGCACCCACACGGTCGACGGCCTGCTGGACGCCCTGGTCGCGACCTTACAGACGAAAGGAGCCACAGATGTCGCCTCTTGCCGTGCGGGGTAA
- the hemB gene encoding porphobilinogen synthase: MSPLAVRGNLIQRPRRLRRTAGLRALVRETRWEAGGLVAPLFVRPGVDVREPIASLPGQYRFSPDALEREVDRLVALGLRAVLLFGVPAAKDSMAREAYADDGIVQTALRRLRARHPDLVLITDVCLCAYTDHGHCGLVRDGEVDNDDTLTLLARTAVSHAAAGADIVAPSAMMDGQVGAIRTALDDAGFPDVAIMGYSAKYASVFYGPFRDAQGSAPQFGDRRGYQMDPPNAREALREIALDLAEGADIVMVKPALCYLDVIRAARETTTAPLAAYWVSGEYAMLKAAAAAGWLDERRAVLEVLAAIRRAGADIVITYAAADALGWLREEG; the protein is encoded by the coding sequence ATGTCGCCTCTTGCCGTGCGGGGTAACCTCATCCAGCGGCCGCGGCGCCTGCGCCGCACCGCGGGACTACGCGCCCTCGTCCGCGAGACGCGCTGGGAGGCCGGGGGCCTGGTGGCGCCGCTCTTCGTGCGGCCCGGCGTCGACGTCCGGGAGCCCATCGCCTCGTTGCCCGGACAGTACCGCTTCTCGCCCGACGCCCTGGAGCGCGAGGTCGACCGCCTGGTCGCCCTGGGCCTGCGCGCGGTGCTGCTCTTCGGCGTGCCCGCGGCCAAGGACAGCATGGCCCGGGAAGCCTACGCCGACGATGGGATCGTGCAGACCGCGCTGCGCCGGCTGCGGGCCCGCCATCCCGACCTGGTGCTGATCACCGACGTCTGCCTGTGCGCGTACACCGACCACGGGCACTGCGGGCTCGTGCGCGACGGCGAGGTGGACAACGACGACACGCTCACGCTGCTGGCGCGCACCGCGGTCTCCCATGCGGCGGCCGGCGCGGACATCGTCGCGCCCAGCGCCATGATGGACGGCCAGGTCGGCGCCATCCGCACGGCGCTGGACGACGCGGGCTTCCCCGACGTGGCCATCATGGGGTACTCGGCGAAGTACGCCTCGGTGTTCTACGGGCCGTTCCGGGACGCCCAGGGCTCGGCTCCGCAGTTCGGCGATCGTCGCGGGTACCAGATGGACCCGCCCAACGCCCGCGAGGCGTTGCGGGAGATCGCCCTGGACCTGGCCGAGGGTGCCGATATCGTGATGGTGAAGCCCGCGCTGTGCTATCTGGACGTCATCCGCGCTGCCCGCGAGACGACCACGGCGCCGCTGGCCGCCTACTGGGTGAGCGGGGAGTACGCGATGCTGAAGGCGGCCGCCGCGGCTGGCTGGCTCGACGAACGCAGGGCGGTGCTGGAGGTGCTCGCCGCCATCCGTCGCGCGGGCGCCGATATCGTCATCACCTACGCGGCCGCCGATGCGCTGGGCTGGCTGCGCGAGGAGGGATGA
- a CDS encoding chlorite dismutase family protein, with protein MDATWTTVHVLALQLDPAWRRLGDDVRRQDAEAFLAAAATAAQRVRTYTYSMIGLQADADLLWWRLAPSVEVAEETAASLLRTGLGRFLRVAHAMVGLVRPSVYVKRPTVQEQAMFVGERNRYLIVYPFVKTTSWYLTPQEERQRMMAEHIRVGHQFPMVRQLLAYSFGLDDQEFIVAYETDDLQAFQDLVQALRATEARRYTVRDTPLLLGVHRPLREIVGLLGAPLEAAVPRSG; from the coding sequence ATGGACGCGACCTGGACGACCGTCCACGTGCTGGCGTTGCAGCTCGACCCGGCGTGGCGGCGCCTGGGCGACGACGTCCGGCGTCAGGACGCCGAGGCGTTCCTGGCGGCGGCCGCCACCGCCGCCCAGCGCGTGCGGACGTACACCTACTCGATGATCGGCCTGCAGGCCGATGCCGATCTGCTGTGGTGGCGACTGGCGCCGTCGGTGGAGGTCGCCGAGGAGACGGCCGCCAGCCTGCTGCGCACCGGGCTGGGACGGTTCCTGCGCGTGGCGCACGCCATGGTGGGGCTGGTGCGGCCCTCGGTCTACGTCAAGCGGCCCACGGTGCAGGAACAGGCGATGTTCGTGGGCGAGCGCAACCGGTACCTGATCGTCTACCCGTTCGTGAAGACCACGTCCTGGTACCTGACCCCCCAGGAGGAGCGCCAGCGGATGATGGCCGAGCACATCCGCGTCGGCCACCAGTTCCCCATGGTGCGCCAGCTCCTGGCGTACTCGTTCGGGCTCGACGACCAGGAGTTCATCGTGGCGTACGAGACCGACGACCTGCAGGCGTTCCAGGACCTGGTGCAGGCGTTGCGGGCCACCGAGGCGCGCCGGTACACCGTGCGCGACACGCCGCTCCTTCTGGGCGTGCACCGGCCGCTGCGGGAGATCGTCGGGTTGCTGGGGGCGCCGCTGGAGGCGGCGGTGCCGCGGTCGGGATGA